The Phacochoerus africanus isolate WHEZ1 chromosome 3, ROS_Pafr_v1, whole genome shotgun sequence genome window below encodes:
- the CUZD1 gene encoding LOW QUALITY PROTEIN: CUB and zona pellucida-like domain-containing protein 1 (The sequence of the model RefSeq protein was modified relative to this genomic sequence to represent the inferred CDS: inserted 7 bases in 4 codons; substituted 3 bases at 3 genomic stop codons) produces MVEGGRYPFFLKNSSFRNSSTNKVSLRTSDPNLVVFQDICSATPXTNIPSLTYDPDKSGCNXDETCXRFQYNTFKFLRSLAPCILRFSYMIVVISLTASRLRXSRSKRDISSYKXKTNSNLGHIRLKRGXHASGRSEIQYQIXVETQIQPFSNLHLFSFMVLALSVVIVAIIPVKNFVYQRIDYKDQKLQDY; encoded by the exons ATGGTGGAAGGTGGAAG gtaCCCTTTCTTCTTGAAAAATAGCTCCTTTAGAAACTCCTCAACTAACAAAG tcagtCTACGCACCTCAGATCCAAATCTGGTGGTGTTCCAGGATATCTGTAGTGCCACTCC GACTAACATTCCATCGCTGACCTATGACCCAGACAAGAGTGGATGTAACTAAGATGAAACAT GAAGATTCCAGTATAACACCTTTAAATTTTTGAGAAGTTTGGCTCCATGCATCTTAAGGTTTTCATACATGATAGTGGTGATCAGTCTCACTGCAAGTAGGCTAAG TTCTAGAAGCAAAAGAGACATTTCATCATACAAATGAAAGACTAATTCCAATTTAGGACACATTCGTCTGAAAAGGGGTTGACATGCAAGTGGAAGGTCAGAAATTCAGTATCAAAT TGTTGAAACCCAGATTCAACCTTTCAGCAATCTGCATCTGTTTTCATTCATGGTCCTTGCTCTCAGTGTTGTGATTGTGGCTATAATCCCAGTGAAGAATTTTGTGTATCAGAGAATAGATTACAAAGACCAGAAGCTGCAAGACTATTAA